Genomic window (Sulfurovum sp. NBC37-1):
TCAAAAACAAAGATGCTGTGATTGTTACTTTTTGTCGTGGAGGAAATCGTGGTGCATTGGCTGCGCAAACATTGAGAAAATTAGGCTATAAAAACGCAGTTAGCCTAAAAGACGGGTTGAGAGGATGGGCAGAAGCCGGATATCCTATTGAGACAGGTTTAGGTACAACTGTATTAAGTAAAGAGTAATGCCTAGGAGTCCGATAGACTCCTAGGGTTATTAGAGGTGCCCTTTAGTGAGTCAGGTCCGTTTTGTTCCGGTACCTGACCTCGTTCTTCTCTTTGTTGATCCTGAAGAGGAAGTCTCCCCATTCAAAGGTATTGTTCATGTCGGGAGCCGGTGTGAGTTTCTGTACGATCCTCTCTTCATCTACCTCTTTATAGTAGAACCTTCCAAAAAGTTGGTTGCTGTCGATGTCGTGTGTCTCTTCAATGTCATAGGCAGAGTCTGGAAGAAGGGCGGGTATCCATCCTTTCTGTATGGCACTCTCTTTTTTGACTGATTCTACATCAGGGTATTTGTTGATGATGGTATCTGAAAAATAGTATTTCAGCATGAAAAAGACTGCGACAAAGAAGAGCAGCATTGCAATGATTATTTTTTTCATAAGTTTTTTCCTTTGATTGAACTATCCGTGAAAAACATGTCACAGGTAAATTACTTTTTTAAATTTTACACAATATTAGATAAAGGTTATAAATAGTCAACGTACTATATCCCCTCCGGCCACAATCTGGCCATGTATGCCGTCCTGTGTGGCGATCACTTCCGTACCACCGTTGCTTCCGCCAGCAACCCCACCGATACCAAAACCTACAGCAGGAGAGCAGCCTGTGATGAGCAAAAGTGTTATGAGAGAGAAATAGATATGTTTCATAGTGTTTTTCCTTTTGTAAAGAGTAAAAATATCCCCAGAAATGCAGCCGATACAAGAATAATGGAAGCACCTGAAGTCAGGTTATAGATGTAGGAGAACCAGAGGCCTACAAGTGTGAAGACCGTTGCAATGGCACCGGAGAGAAGCATCATGGAAAAGAGGCTGTTGGAAAGCTTTTCTGCAATGTATACCGGGATGGTCAGCATAGCAATAACAAGGATGAGCCCGACCACTTTAATGGCTACGACAACGGTGAGTGCCGAGAGGATCAGGATGAGGGTGTAGTAAAACCTGACATTAACTCCTCTCAGTGCAGCATATTCACTGTCGTAGGAGACTGCCAGGATATGTCTGTAGCCAAAGGTGATCGCAAACAGGATGACTGCAAGCAGACCTCCCATGAAATAGAGATCTTCCGTGTTTACGGCGAGTATGGAGCCGAAGAGATAGCTCATCAAGTCGACATTATAGCCCGGTGTCAGGTCAACAAAGATCACACCTATGGCCATTCCTACCGCCCAGATGAGTCCGATGAACGTGTCAATACGGTGACGGTTCTTTATGGTCAATGTAGCTATGAGCAGGGCGGCACCCACGGCGAAGAGAGATGCTCCCAGAAAAATAGGCAGACCGAAATAGACCGCAAGACCGATCCCTCCGTAGGAAGTATGGGCGATACCACCGGCAAGGAATACCATGCGGTTGACCACGATGAGTGAACCGATGATCCCGGCAGCAAGGCTGACGAGAATGCCGGCCAGAATGGCGTGTTGGACAAAGTCAAACGAAAGTGCCTCTATCATTTTTTTTCCTCCCACTTGGGTACAGGTTTAAGCGGACCTTCATCACTCCCACAGGTACTGCAGCTATCGGCTCCAAGCATCTGTAGCAGTTCTATTTCACAGAAATGATCCTGGTCGCCGTGGGTATGGAACGTTTTCTTTTTATCGCTGATATCGTGGAAAGAAAGCGTTCTGTTGATATGGGCCGCTTTGTTCGCATACTCCAGAATGACCGAGATGTCATGGCTGACCACGATGATGGTAATATCCCTGTTGAGTAGTTTGAGCAGTTCATAGATCTCTTTCTGCCCTTTGGTGTCAATACTGGCCGTGGGTTCATCCAAAATAAGTATCTTTGGATGCGCGCAGAGTGCTCTGGCGATCATGACCCTTTGTCGCTGCCCACCGGAGAGAGAGCCGATCTTGTTCTGGGCATAATGTTGCATACCTACCTGGGAAAGTGCTCCCATAGCACAGGCTATCTCATCTTTCCCGTAACCGAAAAGCGGCCTCTTCTCGCCTACATGCCCCATGAGGACCACTTCAATGACCTTGATGGGGAAGTCCGTGTTTATGTTTGTATTTTGCGGGACATAGCCGATGGAAGAGAGGTTCTTGTGCGGTGCTTCACCAAAGACCTTTATGCTGCCTTTCTGGACCTTGTTCACACCGAGTATCAGTTTGAGAAGGGTCGATTTTCCTCCGCCGTTGGGGCCGATAATGGCAAGGAAATCCTTCTCTTCAACATTGAGGTTCACATTCTCCAGAACAATATCTTTGTCATAGGCGAAGGTGAGGTTCCGTATTTCGATGACATTCATTTACGTTCTACTTATTCCCTGCAATGGCACGTGCGATATTCAGAAGGTTCTCCGACCATTTCTCGCTCAAAGGCGATACCTTTATCACGCTTATCTTCAACTCTTTTGCCATGGTCTGTGCTGCGGCATCGGAGAATTCGGGCTGTGTGAAGATCGCTTTGATCTTTTCCACTTTGGCTTCTTTGATGAGTGCTATGAGTTCTCTTGGTTTGGGGCTCTTTCCTTCCACCTCTACCGGGAGCTGCACCAGGTTGTATTCGTGGGCGAAGTAACCCCACGAAGGATGAAATACCATAAATTTGGTACCTTTGGGAGTCTTTGCCAGTATCGCTTTTATCTTTCTGTCCGTCTCATTGATCTTTGAAATGAAGGAATCAAGGTTCTGTCGGTAATATTCTTTATTTTCCGGATCTGCTTTGGCCAGTGCATTGTAAATATTCTTTGCAATGATCCTGACATTGGAAGGGGAGGTCCAAACGTGAGGGTCCAAACTGCTGTAACCCATCTCTTCATGTT
Coding sequences:
- a CDS encoding metal ABC transporter permease translates to MIEALSFDFVQHAILAGILVSLAAGIIGSLIVVNRMVFLAGGIAHTSYGGIGLAVYFGLPIFLGASLFAVGAALLIATLTIKNRHRIDTFIGLIWAVGMAIGVIFVDLTPGYNVDLMSYLFGSILAVNTEDLYFMGGLLAVILFAITFGYRHILAVSYDSEYAALRGVNVRFYYTLILILSALTVVVAIKVVGLILVIAMLTIPVYIAEKLSNSLFSMMLLSGAIATVFTLVGLWFSYIYNLTSGASIILVSAAFLGIFLLFTKGKTL
- a CDS encoding metal ABC transporter ATP-binding protein; translated protein: MNVIEIRNLTFAYDKDIVLENVNLNVEEKDFLAIIGPNGGGKSTLLKLILGVNKVQKGSIKVFGEAPHKNLSSIGYVPQNTNINTDFPIKVIEVVLMGHVGEKRPLFGYGKDEIACAMGALSQVGMQHYAQNKIGSLSGGQRQRVMIARALCAHPKILILDEPTASIDTKGQKEIYELLKLLNRDITIIVVSHDISVILEYANKAAHINRTLSFHDISDKKKTFHTHGDQDHFCEIELLQMLGADSCSTCGSDEGPLKPVPKWEEKK
- a CDS encoding metal ABC transporter solute-binding protein, Zn/Mn family, encoding MKKIILLFMLSSTYIFSNINAVVSILPEKTFIKAVGGDKVDIALMVMPGNSPHTYEPKPSQMKEIAKADLYFAIGVEFEKVWLPRFKDLNGKMQIIDLTQGITKLPMQAHEHHGEHTGHKHEEMGYSSLDPHVWTSPSNVRIIAKNIYNALAKADPENKEYYRQNLDSFISKINETDRKIKAILAKTPKGTKFMVFHPSWGYFAHEYNLVQLPVEVEGKSPKPRELIALIKEAKVEKIKAIFTQPEFSDAAAQTMAKELKISVIKVSPLSEKWSENLLNIARAIAGNK